The following nucleotide sequence is from Trifolium pratense cultivar HEN17-A07 linkage group LG2, ARS_RC_1.1, whole genome shotgun sequence.
ataaaaaaatatgaatcaaaatataaagaaaatagtaaatattttaacaattgctaagaatttaattattttggttCGTAAGTTATAGTTCACTCTAACAATGCTGATATTATTTTTCTTCGAACTCAGAATTTTGCAGTATATGTGAGTTTTACTGGTATTTGTCCCTTGTGTACATTCATCAAAGATATTGCATTAAAGTGTGTGGAGATTATCCCAGCACACAacatagtcttttttttttaacttaaactAAAGCAAACGAGGAACCCGATAACTATCAAATTGATTTTAAGGGATAAATTGCTACTGACCCTAtgttttataacaaaaaataaattaattgtttGCTAACGTAATTGTTTTAGGAATATCGAATTAGTTGGTATGATATATAATTTAACATTCATTCTTTTTTTCTAATGAGTTCACCTAAGGAATTATAATTCTATATTAGATAAATAGAATGGATGAGCCAATGTATTGGAGTTGATCTACTTTGCATTGAAGAAACGTTTTCTTGCATTGAAGAGCCTAGAAACCATAGAATCATGGATAAGAGAAACCAATATGCATTGAAACATAATATCTCTAACATATATAACTATTAACTCGTGACATTATCATTCCAAAACATACACACACGTGTGTGTCAAAtttaattacataaaaaaaaataattggaaacaACTTTTACTCTTTAAGAAGAGTCACACAATACATGGCTTACTTGATTATCTTCATAATCATGTAAaaagtataacaaaataaataaattatgtttcaTAATCATATAAACTTTATGAAAATCATTGGTAGCAAAATTTGTATAGctaatatgaataatatgttTAGCTTGTTATTCTTCAAGCCTCCATTTCCCAAAGGTTCATCCCCTGAACGAAAATCTGGCAAAGGTGGTGAATCAATTATATTTGGTTGAGGTTCATCTCCTAAAATAAGttgaggtggtggtggtggtgtttgCTTACTTGGTGATTGCTTGAGAGGTTGACACTTCATTCCCAAAAGACAATTATTTGTTGTGCTAAAATAACCAGATTAATTCAAGTTAGAAACTATAAAAGCACAaaagttgtaaaaaaatattgagatatAAATAATTGCTTAAATGCAGATTTCATttcactatttttaattttttaaagtttcGGTCCTCCAATTTTAGAAAACTAGTTTTTTGTCCTATATTTCAATTGTTTTTTACTTTTGGTCTCCCGCTCTATTTAAGGGTTAATTTTGATGACATGACGCATGTCATCTATGTTGAGTATgtagttgtgttgttggagtttgtttgaagtctcacattgcttaggttttCGAGCTGTTGAGTgcataaatatgtgagggcaaccccACCTTATGAATAAGTTGTTGGAGTTTGTCTGAAAACTGAAATCCCACACATTGCTTATGTTTCCGGACTAttgagtgtataaatatgtgagaaCAACCTCACCctatgagctagcttttggggttgagatccaagcatattttaCAATATAAAGACAACAATTAGACAtgacattattttaattttctaatgCAATGAGAATAGAATAGAAAAAATCAACTTACTCAATTTCAATGTTCTTATTCACAAGAGATGCAGGTATAGAACCATTGAACCTATTGTAAGATAAGTTCCTGCATAATGGAAAATAATTTTCACTTTATTGAACTCATGAAAGCATGTGTGTGTTGCATTTGTTGAAAcaaaaatgtgaaagaaaattaaacttACAATGTCTTGAGATTAGGGAAAAGGCCTAAGAAATCAGGAATACGTCCTTCAATGGTATTGTTTTGCAAATGACTGCaactcaaaattaatttttattaaatatataaaataaaactattggTCACTCATTTCAAAAGAAATAGATATATAATCATATGTGTCATGTCAGTGACGAATGTCAGATACACATTTAATCTGAAGAGTCGGTAGTACATGGAACGAAACAAACTTTTAAATTATGCTTATATTTTGTAAGTATATCTCACATTGTTTCAAGTGCAGTCATGGAACTGAAATCTGGAAGTGTGCCTTGCAAGTCATAACCACGAAGATACCTATATGTTTTAGTCACATATATATCAACAAATTATTAGTAGCTACTATATTATAAATACATCATATATGAGATTATATTAAAGTGATATTAATGGAGTACTTACAATGCTATTACACGAGGTTTGGCATCGGAGGTACATTCTATCCAATCCCAATTATAAGGATATGGTAGACAAGGGTCACCACTCCAATCCACAAGCACTTCAAATGCAAACTTCAGTTCTAACAAACCTTCCActaatttcacaaaataaagtACAAGCCAAAAGtgtgaattaaatataaaaaattcatagaaaataaaagaattttttggTAAATTAGTATAAAAAGTATTAGACAGTCTGAGTATATGCTAATAAAGAACAGACAATTCTCAGCATATAAGTcaattttgtaaggatgagttagacccaaaaCTTAATTCTAAGATAGTATCAGAGCCTCTCAACGATCCGTTTGGCCACCTGTTAATAGGTTTCCACTATCGGGCCACTCatcgtttatatccacgcatcaatcccaatagtgttgggccgTGAGAggggtgttaagaagtctcacatcggttgcgagatggtctgaatatgtgtttacaAGTGAGGGCAATTCTTACCTTACAAATcgattttgtaaggttgagttagactcaGCTTAGAATTCTAaaacttatatgataagtgtttatgctTAAGCAcacttaattaagttatttatccaaacatagccttaatCACTTACCATCTCTACTATCAGTTCCAGCATTGAATGCATCACTTATTGTAAAAACTTCAAGAGCATTAAGTATAGGAGGAAAAGTGGAAGAATCTGAAGCTTGCAGAATAAATGTAGTGTTTGCTGAAGCTGTAATATTGGTAATATACACTTCTTTCACACTTCCAAGAGGAGGAACTATAGGACTTAAAAAGGGCTTGCCATCTATATTCATCTGAATTGATCTTTTTCCAAAAGCACTTTCCATCACTTCAGAGAAATAAGCATTTATATAAACAGGATTTTCCTCTGTTGGAAGCCTATTGATAAATTGTATGTATTCTAATGTGCTTGACGAAACAATAGCATTTTGTAATGCAGCTTGTGGCGGATGATCTTCTGCTGTAGTAATATCAAAGCTTGATTCCTCACTTTTTACTTCTGAAAGAAGGATACCAACTGCCGGTGTCCATATTCGATCAAAAATGTCGTCCGGGTACCTAGCATGTTAAAAGTACGATTTTAAACAGGGCCGACTTTGAGTTTTTGGAACCCATATGCAAATGTTAAAAGTAGTTccttaataataaaaaaatgcattttttttaaatgtgttATCCTCGATTAAattgcaaataaataattatctttAAGACGAGTCATTCTTGAACATTTTTTTGAAGTATATTCGTCAATCAAGTAATGTATTAAATTTTGCATccctaatatattaatattacaaTTCTGTAAAAAAGATTATGGGTCTCGTAATTGTGTTTTTGTAGTTTGATGTAATGTAGTAAGTTTTGCATCCCctaatttacaaatatcactactttgtaatttttttattattttttgaggCCCTCATATTTAGGAGGCTCACTGCCACAACACATGTTGCACATGTGTCCGGGGTGAGTCTGATTTTAAATTGAGGTTGCAGTTGCGGTTACGCCGAGAATCTTTGTATTATGAGAAAATGCAATCGAAATTATGGTTGCAATGTCGTCACAAAGACCTCAAAATCCTTTTATTACGAATGAAATTGTAGTTGTAGACCGCAATTTAAAAACTTATGTGAAGCATCAAAATTTATAGGCAATACCTTTGAACCCTAACTTGTTAAATTGCTATCGAAATTTTTAGGCTAAAttgccaaaattgcaagtttgtgaaGGATGGAGggccaaaaatgcaatttatcTAAATTTATGTTCAATAGTAGgcattttattcattttgaaaaataagttataagttttttttgactaaaagttatAAGTCGTTATGCAATGAAATACTCCATTTAACTTTTTAGGCAAAACTACATCTTTAGTTCTTTAACTCTTATTTCATATAACGATTTAgtcttttatcattttttacgtcattatttttgttctttttggtCCTTTATCCATGTGTTGTATATAATTTTTCACGTTTCAAATCTATGATATTCTTTTACGGCATAACATATATTTATGATTCACAGcgaacaaaaaaataaaacttttttttttttttgat
It contains:
- the LOC123905118 gene encoding uncharacterized protein At1g24485-like — translated: MTSPLSFLILIAISLLLFSKPSLTIFVSINCGSSKSFIDENNIKWSGDYDYIQNGVPQEVYFGSSPLSTLRFFPTRKKNCYSIKVPRGEKVLARASFYYGNYDNKFSPPIFDLQFDGNYWATVNTSNYYYVDYEAIYVTKGNFTSICVAQTKAKQFPFISSLEVRSLDPTMYSHVDSNHALILQWRYAFGGNETIRYPDDIFDRIWTPAVGILLSEVKSEESSFDITTAEDHPPQAALQNAIVSSSTLEYIQFINRLPTEENPVYINAYFSEVMESAFGKRSIQMNIDGKPFLSPIVPPLGSVKEVYITNITASANTTFILQASDSSTFPPILNALEVFTISDAFNAGTDSRDVEGLLELKFAFEVLVDWSGDPCLPYPYNWDWIECTSDAKPRVIALYLRGYDLQGTLPDFSSMTALETIHLQNNTIEGRIPDFLGLFPNLKTLNLSYNRFNGSIPASLVNKNIEIDTTNNCLLGMKCQPLKQSPSKQTPPPPPQLILGDEPQPNIIDSPPLPDFRSGDEPLGNGGLKNNKLNILFILAIQILLPMIFIKFI